TGGTGCCTTCAAGGGGGTCCAGCGCGATATCCACGCCCGGCCCCTCGCCATTGCCCACTTCCTCGCCAATAAACAGCATGGGCGCCTCGTCCCGCTCGCCTTCACCGATTACCACAACACCTTTGATTGAGAGCTTGTTGAGCTGCTCGCGCATGGCGTTCACGGCGGCCTGATCCGCGGCCTTTTCGTCACCCCGGCCAATCCATCCGGCACAGGCCAGTGCTGCTGCCTCGGACACGCGGGCAAGGCCCAATGAGAGCATACGGTCGTTGAAATCGATCTGAGCGGTCATGGGCTGTCCTTCGGCGTCTGTGGCCTCTTGGGGCCTTTATTTGAGCGGTCACTTCCAGTGCGGCGCGCTCGTGTGCAATCTCTCGTCTATATTTCTGCCACGTCTAGCTGTGTGGGCTGCGCCGCACAAGGGCAGGGGTATGCGCCAGGCGGGGCCTAGACCCGCTCAATCCGGAGGGCGACAGGCGTGCCTGCGACCACGCCAAGGCCCGGCATCACCTCCAGCGCCGTATCGAGTGCGGCGCGTGTGGTTTTATGGGTCACGATCAGCACGGGGGCGGTCTCTTCTTTGTGGTCATACTGGCGCATCCGGTCGATGGAGATCCCGGCCTCGCCCAGAACTGTGGCGACCTTGGCCAGCGCGCCGGGTTTGTCCTCAAGTGCCAGACGCAAATAATAAGGCGCGGGTGTGACCGCGCGCGCGGGTTTGGCCTTGGTCAGGATATGTGCGGGTTTTCCGAACACCGGGATACGGATGCCGCGCGCGATATCCATCACATCGCCCATCACGGCGCTTGCGGTGGGCCCCATGCCCGCACCGGGGCCGCGCATCACGACCTGCTCCACCTGGTCGCCTTCGAGCACGCACATATTCGTGCCGCCCTCAAGCTGTCCCAAGGGTGAGTTGTCCGGCACGAGGCAGGGCGACATGCGCTGCTCCAGCCCACGGCCCGTCATCTGACACACGCCCAGAAGCTTGATCCGGTAGCCCATATCGGCGGCGCGCTGGATGTCCTCGATGGTGATGTTCTGGATGCCCTCAAGCTCGACCGCGTCGAAATCCACCTGCGTGCCGAAGGCGATGGCCGCCAGCAGAGACAGCTTGTGACCTGCATCAATTCCGCCCACGTCCAGATTGGGATCGGCCTCCAGAAAGCCCAAGCCCTCGGCCTCGGCAAACACATCCGCATAAGGCAGGCCCGAAGATTGCATTCGCGTGAGGATATAGTTGCAGGTGCCGTTCATCACACCCATCACGCGCGTTATCTCATTGCCTGCAAGCCCCTCGGTCAGCGCCTTGATCACCGGGATGCCGCCTGCGACCGCGGCCTCGAACCTGATCACGCGA
The nucleotide sequence above comes from Roseovarius carneus. Encoded proteins:
- a CDS encoding homoserine dehydrogenase, producing the protein MTTPLRLGIAGLGTVGIGVVKIIRQKATFLAERAGRPVVITAVSARSKGKDRGVPLSDYAWEDDPVALAQRDDVDVFIEVMGGHDGPAKDATEAAIAAGKDVVTANKALLAHHGHALALSAEAAGRVIRFEAAVAGGIPVIKALTEGLAGNEITRVMGVMNGTCNYILTRMQSSGLPYADVFAEAEGLGFLEADPNLDVGGIDAGHKLSLLAAIAFGTQVDFDAVELEGIQNITIEDIQRAADMGYRIKLLGVCQMTGRGLEQRMSPCLVPDNSPLGQLEGGTNMCVLEGDQVEQVVMRGPGAGMGPTASAVMGDVMDIARGIRIPVFGKPAHILTKAKPARAVTPAPYYLRLALEDKPGALAKVATVLGEAGISIDRMRQYDHKEETAPVLIVTHKTTRAALDTALEVMPGLGVVAGTPVALRIERV